In Terriglobia bacterium, the genomic window ACCCGCAGCTGCACGAGATCATCAATGGATCGCATCTGCTGCATCACGCGTCGCCGCGGGATCCGACCAAGATCCTGGTGCATCCGGCGTATGGACTTGTCGTTTCCACACTGATTTACGGACTGCTTTATGCTGTTTTTCTGAATGCGGCGGCGGCCGCAGTTGTGCTGACCGGCATCTGGGCGGGATTTCTTTACTATGAAGCGGTACACTACCGCGTCCACTTCAGCCTGTCCGGTTCGGGTCTGGTCGCGCGGCAGCGGAAGCCGCACTTCTATCATCATTTCACGACGAACAAACGGTGTTTTGGCGTGACAACGCCTTTGTGGGATTACGTTTTCGGAACGACGGCGCGGCGGGCCGCTACGAAGT contains:
- a CDS encoding sterol desaturase family protein, translated to MTLKERLYRFRSFWIFPIAAVVLLRFAVLAEPQRSSGDLVLLFLLGVFLWTFLEYVLHRFLFHIQIPIKNPQLHEIINGSHLLHHASPRDPTKILVHPAYGLVVSTLIYGLLYAVFLNAAAAAVVLTGIWAGFLYYEAVHYRVHFSLSGSGLVARQRKPHFYHHFTTNKRCFGVTTPLWDYVFGTTARRAATK